From one Lotus japonicus ecotype B-129 chromosome 3, LjGifu_v1.2 genomic stretch:
- the LOC130748700 gene encoding putative ABC transporter C family member 15 — protein sequence MSLENFFNIFGATKLRSLLWTAWPPLDSTCLLEHVTLPVELGFFMILLVQFLRKCMNLIRKQSKVLDHATEMRPTARKFGLAFKLSFVCTTFLLAVRIFMLIRMLDHEAQCTSKLQAFSSEIIQVLSWAISLIAMCKITKSDTHFPWILRAWWLFSFLLCITSTVLHAHSIFTNQGQIGVREYADFFGLMASTCLLVISTRGKTGIVITTAANGISEPLLGEKTLKQKHSEFQGESPYGKATVLQLINFSWLNPLFAVGYKRPLELNDIPEVDIKDSAEFLTCSFDEKIRQVKERDGTSNPSIYKAIYLFARKKAATNAFFAVVSAAASYVGPYLITDFVDFLGEKGNRGLKSGYLLSLAFLCAKMIETIAQRQWIFGARQLGLRLRAALISHLYKKGLHLSSRSRQSHTGGEIMNYMSVDVQRITDFVWYVNVIWMLPVQISLAVFILHTNLGLGSLAALAATLAVMALNIPLTKIQKRYQTKIMEAKDNRMKATSEVLRNMKTLKLQAWDSQFFQRIEALRQIEYSWLLKSLRQAAFAAFIFWGSPTFISVITFWACMFLGIELTAGRVLSAFATFRMLQDPIFSLPDLLNVIAQGKVSVDRIASFLRKEEIQRDVIELVAKDKTEFDIVIDKGRFSWDPEMTSPTIDGIELKVKRGMKVAICGTVGSGKSSLLSGILGEIYKQSGTVKISGTKAYVPQSAWILTGNIRDNITFGKEYNDEKYEKTVEACALKKDFELFSGGDLTEIGERGINMSGGQKQRIQIARAVYQDADIYLFDDPFSAVDAHTGTHLFKECLMGILKEKTILFVTHQVEFLPAADLILVMQNGRIAQAGTFEELLKQNIGFEVLVGAHSKALESILMVENSSRTKLSPIAEGESNTNSSSSLKLEHTQHDDSVQDNLLPDSKGNVGKLVQEEERETGSISKEVYWSYLTTVKRGILVPLILLAQSSFQIFQIASNYWMAWVCPTTTDAKPIYEMNFILLIYMLLSVAGSFCVLARAMLVLNAGLWTAQTFFTKMLHNILRAPMAFFDSTPTGRILNRASTDQSVLDLEMANKIGWCAFSIIQILGTIAVMSQVAWQVFVIFIPVTGVCIWYQRYYTPTARELARLAQIQITPILHHFSESLAGAASIRAFDQEHRFVYTNLGLVDGFSKPWFHNVSAMEWLSFRLNLLSNFVFAFSLVMLVSLPEGIINPSIAGLAVTYGINLNVLQASVIWNICNAENKMISVERILQYTHIASEAPLVIEDCKPPSNWPETGTICFKNLQIRYAEHLPSVLKNITCTFPGRKKIGVVGRTGSGKSTLIQAIFRIVEPREGNIIIDNVDICEIGLHDLRSKLSIIPQDPALFEGTVRGNLDPLEQYSDIEVWEALDKCQLGHLVRAKEGKLDSPVVENGDNWSAGQRQLFCLGRALLKKSSILVLDEATASVDSATDGVIQDIISEEFKDRTVVTIAHRIHTVIDSDLVLVLSDGRVAEFDEPSKLLEREDSFFFKLIKEYSSRSHSFNSLATQHVQSRE from the exons ATGTCGTTGGAGAACTTCTTCAACATATTTGGTGCAACAA AGCTCAGAAGTCTGCTTTGGACTGCATGGCCACCACTAGACTCAACATGCTTGTTGGAGCATGTAACTCTACCTGTGGAACTTGGGTTCTTTATGATCTTGCTAGTCCAATTCCTAAGAAAATGTATGAACCTGATCAGAAAGCAAAGCAAGGTCTTAGATCATGCCACAGAGATGCGTCCAACTGCAAGAAAATTCGGTTTGGCTTTCAAACTCAGCTTTGTTTGCACAACTTTCTTGTTGGCTGTTCGCATCTTCATGCTGATACGAATGCTCGATCACGAGGCTCAGTGTACCTCTAAACTCCAGGCTTTTTCATCAGAGATAATTCAAGTGTTATCATGGGCAATTAGTCTAATAGCAATGTGCAAGATAACAAAATCAGACACTCATTTCCCTTGGATTCTAAGGGCTTGGTGGCTTTTCAGTTTCCTTTTGTGCATTACCAGCACAGTGCTTCATGCACATTCCATTTTCACCAACCAGGGTCAGATTGGTGTACGAGAATATGCAGATTTCTTTGGATTGATGGCTTCTACATGCCTTCTAGTTATTTCAACAAGAGGGAAGACAGGCATTGTCATAACAACCGCCGCAAATGGTATATCAGAACCACTTCTGGGAGAGAAAACACTGAAACAGAAACATTCTGAGTTTCAAGGTGAATCTCCATATGGAAAAGCTACTGTTCTGCAACTCATTAACTTCTCCTGGCTCAATCCTTTGTTTGCAGTAGGGTACAAGAGACCCCTTGAACTGAATGACATTCCTGAAGTTGACATCAAGGACTCTGCTGAGTTTCTAACCTGCTCCTTTGATGAGAAGATTAGACAAGTTAAGGAGAGAGATGGGACTTCTAACCCATCTATCTACAAGGCAATCTACTTATTTGCTAGGAAGAAAGCAGCAACCAATGCGTTTTTCGCAGTGGTGAGTGCTGCAGCATCATATGTTGGTCCATACTTGATCACTGACTTTGTGGATTTCCTAGGCGAAAAGGGAAACCGGGGGTTGAAGAGTGGGTATCTTCTGTCACTAGCCTTCTTGTGTGCCAAAATGATTGAGACCATAGCTCAGAGGCAATGGATTTTTGGCGCCCGGCAGTTAGGCCTTCGCCTCAGAGCTGCATTGATATCTCATTTGTATAAGAAGGGCTTGCATCTATCAAGCAGATCGCGCCAAAGTCACACAGGCGGCGAGATAATGAATTATATGAGTGTAGATGTTCAGAGAATTACAGATTTTGTTTGGTATGTGAATGTAATATGGATGCTGCCTGTACAAATTTCTTTAGCTGTCTTCATTTTGCATACAAATCTTGGATTAGGTTCATTGGCTGCACTAGCAGCTACACTGGCAGTGATGGCTCTGAACATACCTCTTACAAAAATACAGAAAAGATACCAAACGAAGATCATGGAGGCCAAGGACAACAGGATGAAAGCCACTTCAGAGGTTCTCAGAAACATGAAGACTTTGAAACTTCAAGCATGGGATAGTCAATTTTTTCAAAGGATAGAAGCATTGAGGCAAATAGAGTATAGCTGGTTATTGAAGTCATTAAGGCAAGCAGCATTTGCTGCTTTTATCTTCTGGGGATCACCCACATTCATTTCTGTGATAACCTTTTGGGCATGCATGTTCCTGGGGATTGAACTCACAGCTGGAAGGGTCTTATCAGCATTCGCCACATTTCGAATGTTGCAGGATCCTATATTTAGTTTACCTGATTTGCTCAATGTGATTGCTCAAGGGAAAGTTTCAGTTGATAGGATTGCTTCTTTCCTCCGGAAGGAAGAAATCCAACGTGATGTAATCGAACTTGTCGCGAAGGACAAAACAGAATTTGACATAGTTATTGATAAAGGGAGATTCAGCTGGGATCCTGAGATGACTAGTCCAACCATTGATGGAATAGAATTGAAAGTTAAGAGAGGAATGAAGGTGGCAATTTGCGGAACTGTAGGCTCAGGAAAGTCTAGTCTTCTCTCAGGGATTTTGGGAGAGATCTATAAACAATCTGGGACAGTGAAGATTAGTGGAACAAAAGCTTATGTTCCACAATCAGCGTGGATACTAACTGGAAATATCAGGGACAACATTACCTTTGGAAAAgagtacaatgatgaaaaatatgagaaaactgTGGAAGCATGTGCACTGAAAAAGGACTTTGAGCTATTCTCAGGTGGTGACCTTACAGAGATTGGAGAAAGAGGGATTAACATGAGTGGAGGACAGAAGCAAAGGATACAGATAGCTAGAGCAGTTTACCAGGATGCTGACATATATCTTTTTGATGACCCTTTCAGTGCTGTTGATGCTCATACCGGCACCCACCTCTTTAAG GAGTGTCTTATGGGGATTCTCAAAGAGAAAACTATACTTTTTGTTACGCACCAAGTTGAGTTTCTTCCAGCAGCAGACCTCATTCTG GTGATGCAAAATGGAAGGATAGCACAAGCTGGAACCTTTGAAGAACTTCTTAAGCAAAATATAGGTTTTGAGGTTTTAGTTGGTGCTCACAGCAAAGCTCTAGAGTCAATTCTTATGGTTGAaaattcaagtagaacaaaatTAAGTCCAATAGCTGAAGGGGAATCCAACACCAACTCTAGCTCAAGTCTTAAACTCGAGCATACACAGCATGATGACTCGGTGCAAGATAATCTTCTTCCAGATAGCAAAGGCAATGTTGGAAAATTGgtgcaagaagaagaaagagaaacagGAAGCATATCAAAAGAAGTTTACTGGTCTTATTTGACCACAGTTAAAAGGGGAATCCTGGTTCCACTCATACTATTGGCACAGTCTTCATTCCAAATATTTCAGATTGCAAGTAATTATTGGATGGCCTGGGTTTGTCCCACAACAACTGATGCCAAACCTATTTATGAGATGAATTTCATACTACTTATTTATATGCTGCTATCTGTTGCTGGTTCATTCTGTGTTCTGGCGCGAGCCATGTTGGTGTTAAATGCTGGACTTTGGACAGCACAGACGTTTTTCACCAAAATGTTGCATAATATCCTCCGAGCCCCCATGGCGTTTTTTGATTCCACCCCAACTGGAAGAATCTTGAACAGG GCCTCTACAGATCAGAGTGTGCTAGACTTGGAAATGGCAAACAAAATAGGATGGTGTGCTTTCTCAATAATACAAATTCTGGGCACTATTGCAGTGATGTCTCAGGTGGCATGGCAAGTGTTTGTCATCTTCATTCCTGTAACTGGAGTCTGCATCTGGTATCAA CGATATTATACGCCAACAGCAAGAGAATTGGCTCGGTTAGCACAGATACAAATTACTCCAATTCTCCACCATTTTTCAGAATCTTTAGCAGGAGCAGCATCAATACGAGCTTTTGATCAAGAACATCGTTTCGTATACACAAATCTTGGCCTTGTGGATGGCTTTtcaaagccatggtttcacaaTGTGTCTGCAATGGAATGGCTTTCTTTCAGATTGAATTTActttcaaattttgtttttgcCTTCTCACTGGTCATGCTAGTGAGCCTCCCTGAAGGAATTATCAATCCAA GCATTGCAGGGTTGGCTGTAACATATGGAATCAATCTAAATGTCTTGCAAGCTTCAGTTATATGGAACATATGCAATGCAGAAAACAAGATGATATCAGTTGAAAGAATTCTTCAGTATACACATATAGCAAGTGAAGCACCTCTTGTGATTGAAGACTGCAAGCCACCAAGCAACTGGCCAGAAACTGGAACAATATGTTTCAAAAATTTGCAG ATACGTTATGCTGAACATCTCCCATCTGTGTTGAAAAACATCACTTGCACATTTCCTGGAAGAAAGAAAATCGGTGTTGTAGGACGCACCGGAAGTGGAAAATCTACCCTCATTCAGGCTATTTTCAGGATTGTTGAACCCAGAGAAGGAAACATTATCATTGACAATGTGGACATATGCGAGATAGGCCTACATGACTTAAGGTCAAAGCTAAGCATTATCCCACAAGACCCAGCCTTGTTTGAAGGCACAGTTAGAGGAAACCTGGACCCATTGGAGCAATACTCTGACATTGAAGTGTGGGAG GCTCTTGATAAATGTCAGCTAGGACACCTAGTGAGGGCCAAGGAAGGGAAGCTGGACTCCCCAG TTGTTGAAAATGGTGATAACTGGAGTGCCGGACAAAGGCAACTATTTTGCCTTGGAAGAGCCCTGCTGAAGAAAAGTAGCATACTAGTACTGGATGAAGCAACAGCCTCCGTGGATTCTGCAACTGATGGTGTGATACAGGATATCATCAGTGAAGAGTTCAAAGATCGAACTGTGGTCACCATAGCTCATCGAATCCACACAGTAATTGATAGCGATTTGGTTTTGGTTCTCAGTGATG GGAGAGTAGCGGAGTTTGACGAACCATCAAAGTTACTTGAAAGAGAAGATTCCTTCTTCTTCAAACTTATAAAGGAGTATTCAAGCAGATCACATAGCTTCAACAGCTTGGCAACTCAACATGTCCAGAGCAGGGAATGA
- the LOC130743532 gene encoding uncharacterized protein LOC130743532 has protein sequence MGLMEDDREYVDGISIASELGSGSQLRKLFTRMLMTNLISRPQEVWRKSWTLLSDGILYDRRKALNIPGTGKTFVWNILYAALRSRGLIVLNVASRGIASLLLLGDRTVHSRFSIPISINEISTCNLRQGSPKAQLLKKASLIIWDETPMLNKHCFEALDRSLNDIMKTQSTHGYDIPFGGKVVVLGDDFRQILPVISKGSRSEIVGSAINSSYLWKHCKVMKLTVNMRLQNATSTSTAAEIKKFADWLLQVGDGTVKTIDEEKTLIEIPPDLLIEQCKEPLLELVNFAYPKLAHNLQKSSFFQERAILAPTLESLEEINNFTLAMISGDET, from the exons ATGGGATTAATGGAGGATGACCGAGAGTATGTTGATGGAATTTCAATTGCAAGTGAACTTGGTTCCGGATCTCAGCTAAGGAAATTATTTACTAGAATGCTGATGACAAACTTGATTTCCAGGCCACAAGAAGTTTGGAGAAAGTCTTGGACTCTTTTAAGTGATGGGATTTTATATGACAGAAGAAAAGCACTCAACATTCCAG gaaCTGGAAAAACATTTGTTTGGAATATATTATATGCTGCTTTGCGTTCAAGGGGCCTTATCGTCTTAAATGTCGCATCTCGCGGAATTGCATCTCTATTGTTACTTGGAGATAGAACTGTTCATTCAAGGTTTTCTATTCCTATTTCAATAAATGAGATATCAACTTGTAATCTTCGTCAAGGTTCCCCAAAAGCTCaattattgaaaaaagcaaGCCTAATTATTTGGGATGAGACACCTATGTTAAACAAACATTGCTTTGAAGCTTTAGACAGATCTCTAAATGACATTATGAAGACTCAGTCTACCCATGGTTATGACATTCCATTCGGAGGTAAAGTTGTGGTACTGGGAGAcgactttagacaaatacttcCAGTTATTTCTAAAGGAAGCCGTTCTGAAATTGTCGGTTCAgctatcaattcttcatatctgtggaagcattgcaaggtaatgaaGTTGACTGTTAATATGAGATTGCAAAATGCTACATCAACTTCTACAGCAGCAGAAATAaaaaagtttgcagattggttgcttcaagtgggagaTGGTACAGTTAAAACGATTGATGAGGAAAAAACACTTATTgagattcctccagatcttcttaTTGAACAGTGTAAGGAACCGTTGCTTGAATTAGTTAATTTTGCATATCCGAAACTTGCACATAATTTGCAAAAAAGTTCATTCTTTCAAGAAAGAGCGATCcttgcaccaacacttgaaagtttagaggaaatcaacaactttaCGTTAGCAATGATTTCTGGTGATGAAACATAA
- the LOC130748197 gene encoding ribose-phosphate pyrophosphokinase 1 isoform X2 codes for MSTLLHSSFTITSSSSSSFSHITPFLSSPRISLRNGVKCKVIGAVRLDNGRPSPAEFAVSSGGSAIPSFLVAPNARIQDLVNGNDTRLRIFSGTANPALAQEIACYMGLELGKIKIKRFADGEIYVQLQESVRGCDVFLVQPTCPPANENLMELLIMIDACRRASAKNITAVIPYFGYARADRKTQGRESIAAKLVANLITEAGANRVLACDLHSGQSMGYFDIPVDHVYGQPVILDYLASKTICSDDLVVVSPDVGGVARARAFAKKLSDAPLAIVDKRRHGHNVAEVMNLIGDVKGKVAVMVDDMIDTAGTISKGAALLHQEGAREVYACTTHAVFSPPAIERLSSGLFQEVIITNTIPVAEQNYFPQLTVLSVANLLGETIWRVHDDCSLMTLR; via the exons ATGTCTACGCTACTTCACTCCTCTTTCACcatcacttcttcttcttcctcctccttctctcaCATCACTCCATTCCTCTCTTCCCCTCGCATCTCACTCCGAAACGGCGTC AAATGTAAGGTAATCGGAGCGGTGAGGCTTGACAATGGGAGGCCAAGTCCGGCTGAGTTTGCTGTTAGCAGCGGCGGAAGTGCGATTCCTAGCTTCTTGGTGGCGCCAAACGCGCGCATCCAGGATCTGGTTAACGGAAATGACACTCGCCTTCGAATATTTTCCGGTACCGCTAACCCTGCTCTTGCTCAG GAAATTGCATGCTACATGGGACTGGAGCttggaaaaataaagataaaacgtTTTGCTGATGGTGAGATATACGTTCAGCTGCAAGAAAGTGTCAGAGGTTGTGATGTGTTTCTTGTGCAGCCCACATGTCCTCCTGCCAATGAAAATCTTATGGAGCTGCTAATAATGATCGATGCCTGCAGGAGAGCTTCAGCCAAAAATATTACAGCAGTCATTCCCTATTTTGGATATGCTAGAGCTGATAGAAAG ACTCAAGGGCGTGAATCCATTGCTGCCAAGCTTGTAGCAAATTTGATTACTGAAGCAGGTGCAAATCGTGTTCTTGCTTGTGACCTCCATTCTGGGCAGTCCATGGGCTACTTTGATATTCCAGTTGATCATGTGTATGGACAG CCTGTTATACTTGATTACCTTGCCAGCAAGACTATTTGTTCAGATGATTTGGTAGTTGTCTCACCAGATGTTGGTGGTGTTGCTAGAGCACGTGCTTTCGCCAAAAAATTATCTGATGCTCCTTTAGCTATTGTTGATAAAAGGCGTCATGGGCATAATGTTGCTGAG GTGATGAATTTGATAGGTGATGTGAAGGGAAAGGTAGCAGTTATGGTAGATGACATGATTGATACTGCTG GAACTATTAGCAAAGGTGCAGCTCTATTGCATCAAGAAGGTGCTAGAGAAGTCTATGCATGCACTACTCATGCTGTTTTCAG TCCTCCTGCTATAGAGAGGTTGTCAAGCGGTTTGTTTCAAGAAGTTATCATTACAAATACAATTCCAGTGGCGGAACAGAACTATTTCCCCCAACTAACTGTCCTATCAGTGGCCAACCTTCTGGGAGAGACTATATGGCGTGTTCATGATGACTGCTCA CTTATGACGCTGCGGTAA
- the LOC130748197 gene encoding ribose-phosphate pyrophosphokinase 1 isoform X1 yields the protein MSTLLHSSFTITSSSSSSFSHITPFLSSPRISLRNGVKCKVIGAVRLDNGRPSPAEFAVSSGGSAIPSFLVAPNARIQDLVNGNDTRLRIFSGTANPALAQEIACYMGLELGKIKIKRFADGEIYVQLQESVRGCDVFLVQPTCPPANENLMELLIMIDACRRASAKNITAVIPYFGYARADRKTQGRESIAAKLVANLITEAGANRVLACDLHSGQSMGYFDIPVDHVYGQPVILDYLASKTICSDDLVVVSPDVGGVARARAFAKKLSDAPLAIVDKRRHGHNVAEVMNLIGDVKGKVAVMVDDMIDTAGTISKGAALLHQEGAREVYACTTHAVFSPPAIERLSSGLFQEVIITNTIPVAEQNYFPQLTVLSVANLLGETIWRVHDDCSGGIEPYSSLGID from the exons ATGTCTACGCTACTTCACTCCTCTTTCACcatcacttcttcttcttcctcctccttctctcaCATCACTCCATTCCTCTCTTCCCCTCGCATCTCACTCCGAAACGGCGTC AAATGTAAGGTAATCGGAGCGGTGAGGCTTGACAATGGGAGGCCAAGTCCGGCTGAGTTTGCTGTTAGCAGCGGCGGAAGTGCGATTCCTAGCTTCTTGGTGGCGCCAAACGCGCGCATCCAGGATCTGGTTAACGGAAATGACACTCGCCTTCGAATATTTTCCGGTACCGCTAACCCTGCTCTTGCTCAG GAAATTGCATGCTACATGGGACTGGAGCttggaaaaataaagataaaacgtTTTGCTGATGGTGAGATATACGTTCAGCTGCAAGAAAGTGTCAGAGGTTGTGATGTGTTTCTTGTGCAGCCCACATGTCCTCCTGCCAATGAAAATCTTATGGAGCTGCTAATAATGATCGATGCCTGCAGGAGAGCTTCAGCCAAAAATATTACAGCAGTCATTCCCTATTTTGGATATGCTAGAGCTGATAGAAAG ACTCAAGGGCGTGAATCCATTGCTGCCAAGCTTGTAGCAAATTTGATTACTGAAGCAGGTGCAAATCGTGTTCTTGCTTGTGACCTCCATTCTGGGCAGTCCATGGGCTACTTTGATATTCCAGTTGATCATGTGTATGGACAG CCTGTTATACTTGATTACCTTGCCAGCAAGACTATTTGTTCAGATGATTTGGTAGTTGTCTCACCAGATGTTGGTGGTGTTGCTAGAGCACGTGCTTTCGCCAAAAAATTATCTGATGCTCCTTTAGCTATTGTTGATAAAAGGCGTCATGGGCATAATGTTGCTGAG GTGATGAATTTGATAGGTGATGTGAAGGGAAAGGTAGCAGTTATGGTAGATGACATGATTGATACTGCTG GAACTATTAGCAAAGGTGCAGCTCTATTGCATCAAGAAGGTGCTAGAGAAGTCTATGCATGCACTACTCATGCTGTTTTCAG TCCTCCTGCTATAGAGAGGTTGTCAAGCGGTTTGTTTCAAGAAGTTATCATTACAAATACAATTCCAGTGGCGGAACAGAACTATTTCCCCCAACTAACTGTCCTATCAGTGGCCAACCTTCTGGGAGAGACTATATGGCGTGTTCATGATGACTGCTCA GGTGGAATTGAACCTTATTCCAGCTTGGGCATTGATTGA